A genomic window from Micromonospora violae includes:
- a CDS encoding HNH endonuclease: protein MLSAVKGLSRYHTEESLRAYLLQRSHRTESGCLVVHGYGPRRGVHQKVAGRAWAHIAAYVVLVGDYDPTLDVDRTCGAADCIEPTHLRQVSRSETCRTRSQSAQCRNGHDRELDDATGRYRRVCRACNREAQRRWREREAAEVAQARASYGRT, encoded by the coding sequence GTGCTCTCGGCCGTGAAGGGACTGTCCCGCTACCACACCGAGGAGTCGCTGCGCGCGTACCTGCTCCAGCGCTCGCACCGCACCGAGAGCGGCTGCCTCGTCGTCCACGGCTACGGGCCGCGACGCGGGGTGCACCAGAAGGTCGCCGGTCGCGCGTGGGCGCACATCGCCGCGTACGTGGTGCTCGTCGGTGACTACGACCCCACCCTCGACGTCGACCGGACCTGCGGGGCCGCCGACTGCATCGAACCGACCCACCTACGCCAGGTGAGCCGCTCGGAAACCTGCCGAACCCGGTCACAGTCGGCGCAGTGCCGCAACGGCCACGACCGTGAACTCGATGACGCGACGGGTCGCTACCGGCGGGTCTGCCGGGCCTGCAACCGGGAGGCGCAGCGTCGGTGGCGTGAACGCGAGGCCGCCGAGGTGGCGCAGGCGCGCGCCTCGTACGGCCGCACGTAG
- a CDS encoding DUF6518 family protein codes for MTTVDREVQRRHRALTVVGGGVLLGLVDLLLQLSLPYPWANLVNSSAVWAVGAFAIGWWLRADWRRSAFAGIVLLIVAVEAYYLAAVVLLDDSVQNLWSATTMAWLFFGVLAGALFGVAGGLSRHRKPWLRAIAVAMPGAVLLAEAAMLLNRSAQPGHDSHYRTDSLQTAVIEAVLGAALIVVVARTNRVRLQAIAAATALAVLGFAAYTVAGFGS; via the coding sequence GTGACGACAGTTGATCGTGAAGTCCAGCGCCGCCACCGTGCCTTGACGGTGGTGGGCGGTGGGGTTCTTCTCGGCCTGGTGGACCTGCTGCTGCAGCTCAGTCTGCCGTACCCCTGGGCGAACCTGGTCAATTCCAGCGCCGTCTGGGCGGTCGGCGCGTTCGCCATCGGATGGTGGCTCCGCGCCGACTGGCGGCGGTCCGCGTTCGCCGGGATCGTGCTGCTGATCGTCGCCGTAGAGGCGTACTACCTCGCGGCGGTCGTCCTGTTGGACGACAGCGTGCAGAACCTGTGGTCCGCGACGACGATGGCGTGGCTGTTCTTCGGCGTCCTCGCCGGCGCCCTCTTCGGGGTGGCGGGTGGGCTGAGCCGTCACCGGAAACCCTGGCTGCGAGCGATCGCCGTGGCCATGCCCGGCGCGGTCCTGCTCGCCGAGGCGGCCATGCTGCTCAACCGCAGCGCACAACCCGGCCACGATTCGCACTACCGCACGGACAGCCTGCAGACCGCGGTGATCGAAGCGGTGCTCGGCGCCGCACTGATCGTGGTGGTCGCTCGAACCAACCGGGTACGCCTGCAAGCGATCGCCGCGGCAACGGCACTCGCGGTGCTCGGCTTCGCCGCGTACACCGTTGCCGGCTTCGGCAGCTGA
- a CDS encoding NUDIX domain-containing protein produces the protein MIAQRLRVAAYAVCLRDDRLLLARWVSPDRARRHWTLPGGGVEHAEDPFDAVVREVAEETGYEARVELLLGVNSRTRTVESYDGGVVDLHTLAVFYRARIAGGELRSETDGTTDLAQWVPLAQVATLERSVVVDIGLDLHRNAPPTGHAEPIRRTGLMRH, from the coding sequence GTGATCGCACAACGGCTCAGGGTCGCCGCGTACGCGGTGTGTCTGCGAGATGATCGTCTGCTGCTCGCCCGCTGGGTCTCGCCCGACCGGGCGCGGCGGCACTGGACGCTACCTGGTGGAGGGGTCGAGCACGCCGAGGATCCGTTCGACGCCGTCGTGCGGGAGGTGGCCGAGGAGACGGGGTACGAGGCGCGGGTCGAGCTGCTGCTCGGTGTGAACTCGCGGACCCGGACCGTCGAGAGCTACGACGGCGGGGTTGTCGACCTGCACACGCTGGCTGTCTTCTACCGGGCTCGGATCGCCGGCGGTGAGCTGCGATCCGAGACAGACGGCACGACCGACCTGGCGCAATGGGTGCCGCTGGCACAGGTCGCCACCCTGGAGCGTTCCGTGGTCGTCGACATCGGGCTTGACCTGCATCGCAACGCACCGCCAACGGGGCACGCGGAGCCCATTCGCAGGACGGGGCTGATGCGGCACTGA
- a CDS encoding dihydrofolate reductase family protein — MGRLTFGMNVTVDGYIAAPGDDIGWSGGDGPDSSPSDELFQWWSDRVGTTGLSLYGRKLWENMSSHWPTADQQPGATPAEIEFARRWRDMPKVVFSSTTRTVDWNTRLVTGDAVTEITRLRAENAGPMDIGGATLARAAMRAGLIDEYLLVTHPVLVGGGTPFFTALDTWVNLNLVETRTFPGGVVLTRYETRR, encoded by the coding sequence ATGGGAAGACTGACCTTCGGTATGAACGTGACAGTGGACGGCTACATCGCCGCGCCCGGCGACGACATCGGCTGGAGTGGTGGTGACGGCCCGGACTCGTCGCCGAGCGACGAGCTGTTCCAGTGGTGGTCCGACCGGGTGGGGACGACGGGCCTGTCCCTGTACGGGCGCAAGCTGTGGGAGAACATGAGTTCCCACTGGCCGACCGCCGACCAGCAGCCCGGCGCCACACCGGCGGAGATCGAGTTCGCCCGCCGCTGGCGGGACATGCCGAAGGTGGTGTTCTCCTCGACGACGCGCACAGTCGACTGGAACACCCGCCTGGTCACCGGCGACGCGGTCACCGAGATCACCCGGCTCAGGGCCGAGAACGCCGGCCCGATGGACATCGGCGGCGCGACGCTTGCCCGGGCGGCCATGCGGGCCGGGCTGATCGACGAGTACCTGCTGGTCACCCACCCGGTCCTGGTGGGCGGCGGCACGCCGTTCTTCACCGCGCTGGACACCTGGGTGAACCTGAACCTCGTGGAGACGCGGACATTTCCCGGTGGCGTCGTGCTGACCCGGTACGAGACGAGGCGATGA
- a CDS encoding RNA polymerase subunit sigma-70, with the protein MTDASLPSADEAAFIAAARADDTARFALMTERHRRELQVHCYRMLANYEDAQDLTQETFLRAWNKRASFQGHAALRTWLYRIATNACLDFLKKRNDRTPVPTEVADVGSEVLYLQPYPDRMLPEDPQESVVTRETIELAFIVAVQRLPPRQRAVFILRDVLGWPAALAADALELTVASVTSALQRARVTMREQLPDRRLDWRRPAPDELSDDERAVVRSYVDAHERNDLDGLMSLLRDDLRFVMLPEAGTSVITAKDAVDGWVSGGLFQRGYDDWRGVTTMVNRMPAAALYRRTPDDPEYRLFTIAVLHIVDGKIAELTGFDAAGKPWLDLPPTL; encoded by the coding sequence ATGACCGACGCCAGCTTGCCGAGCGCCGACGAGGCCGCGTTCATCGCGGCGGCCCGCGCGGACGACACGGCACGGTTCGCGCTCATGACGGAACGCCACCGGCGTGAGCTGCAGGTGCACTGCTACCGGATGCTCGCGAACTACGAGGACGCCCAGGACCTGACGCAGGAGACGTTCCTGCGCGCGTGGAACAAGCGCGCGTCGTTCCAGGGCCACGCGGCCCTGCGGACCTGGCTGTACCGGATCGCGACGAACGCCTGCCTCGACTTCTTGAAGAAGCGCAACGACCGCACACCCGTACCGACCGAGGTGGCGGACGTCGGCTCCGAGGTGCTGTACCTGCAGCCGTACCCCGACCGGATGCTCCCCGAGGACCCGCAGGAATCGGTCGTGACGCGGGAAACGATCGAACTGGCGTTCATCGTCGCCGTCCAGCGCCTGCCACCTCGGCAGCGGGCGGTGTTCATCCTGCGCGACGTCCTCGGCTGGCCGGCGGCGCTGGCCGCCGACGCCCTCGAGCTGACCGTGGCGTCGGTGACCAGCGCGCTGCAGCGGGCCCGTGTGACGATGCGCGAGCAGCTGCCCGACCGCCGCCTCGATTGGCGCAGACCGGCCCCCGACGAGCTGTCGGATGACGAGCGCGCCGTGGTGAGGTCGTACGTCGACGCGCACGAGCGCAACGACCTCGACGGGCTGATGTCCCTGCTCCGCGACGACCTGCGCTTCGTGATGCTGCCCGAGGCGGGCACCTCGGTCATCACGGCCAAGGACGCGGTGGACGGGTGGGTCTCCGGTGGGCTCTTCCAGCGCGGCTATGACGACTGGCGCGGTGTCACCACAATGGTCAACCGCATGCCCGCTGCCGCGCTGTACCGTCGTACCCCCGACGACCCGGAGTACCGGTTGTTCACCATCGCCGTCCTGCACATCGTCGACGGGAAGATCGCCGAACTCACCGGATTCGACGCCGCCGGGAAACCATGGCTGGACCTGCCCCCGACACTGTGA
- a CDS encoding RNA polymerase sigma-70 factor — protein sequence MTGLSAHPDQQVFHEHRRLLFSVAYRLLGSAADAEDAVQDAWIKWSAADRSQVADAKAYLTRIVSNLALERLRSTRHKRETYVGPWLPEPILTGGDASEVVADAESVSMAMLVVLETLSPLERAVFVLKEVFDFSHAEIAEAVERSEAAVRQAAHRARKHVRARRPRFAADRSRQREVTERFFAAATGGDVNALMELLSPDVTLWTDGGGKVRQALRPVVGAATVASWFAAIGTVTYQGVEPADMNAELVEISGGPGILFRGPGRVIATVTFDFDVDGRITAIHNVANPDKLRAVADGTTYNLGTR from the coding sequence ATGACCGGCCTGTCCGCCCACCCCGACCAGCAGGTCTTCCACGAGCACCGCCGACTGCTGTTCTCCGTGGCCTACCGCCTCCTCGGCAGCGCGGCTGATGCCGAGGACGCGGTGCAGGACGCCTGGATCAAGTGGTCTGCCGCGGACCGCTCGCAGGTGGCCGACGCCAAGGCGTACCTGACGCGCATCGTCTCGAACCTGGCGCTGGAACGGCTGCGCTCCACCCGGCACAAGCGGGAGACGTATGTAGGGCCGTGGCTGCCGGAGCCCATTCTCACCGGAGGTGATGCCTCCGAGGTCGTTGCGGACGCCGAGTCCGTGTCGATGGCCATGCTGGTGGTGCTGGAAACGCTCAGCCCGCTGGAGCGCGCGGTGTTCGTACTGAAGGAGGTTTTCGACTTCAGCCACGCCGAGATCGCCGAGGCGGTGGAGCGTTCCGAGGCCGCAGTGCGGCAGGCCGCGCACCGGGCCCGCAAGCACGTGCGGGCCCGGCGGCCGCGCTTCGCCGCCGACCGGTCGCGGCAGCGCGAGGTCACCGAGCGGTTCTTCGCCGCCGCCACCGGCGGGGACGTCAACGCCCTGATGGAACTGCTCTCCCCGGACGTCACCCTGTGGACCGACGGCGGCGGCAAGGTCCGCCAGGCCCTGCGCCCGGTTGTGGGCGCGGCCACGGTGGCCTCCTGGTTCGCGGCCATCGGCACCGTCACCTACCAGGGCGTCGAGCCCGCCGACATGAACGCCGAACTCGTCGAGATCAGCGGCGGGCCGGGCATTCTGTTCCGTGGGCCAGGACGCGTGATCGCCACCGTCACCTTCGACTTCGACGTCGACGGCCGTATCACCGCCATCCACAACGTGGCCAACCCGGACAAACTCCGGGCCGTCGCCGACGGCACCACTTACAACCTCGGAACGAGGTGA
- a CDS encoding NAD(P)/FAD-dependent oxidoreductase — translation MSARQETGTTTAHRVVILGAGYAGLAAAIQLAARVKRREDVQVTLVNAQERFTERMRLHMTATGQRLAELSVPELLEGTGAQFVRGWVTAVDADAKTVRIDDDRVLPYDTLVYGLGGVADTSAVPGAEDHAYTLSSAQDAELLADRLARLDSGTVVVAGSGLTGIESAAEIAERHPELNVVLLGRQEPGAAMTPKAKAYLHAALHRLGVQVRAGVEVVKVLPDGVELAGGESIAADVVQWTGGTRISPLAAAAGLAVDERGRIVTDAMLRSVSHPEVYAIGDAAAIRQGYGVMHGTCQGGMPTGVHAALSIDRVLEGRQPKPFRFGYYHTPVSLGRGDAVVQFTRPDDSPRRFCLTGRMAVRYKETVTASPWPTYGRMKKMPASGAFWPRGGRFTREAK, via the coding sequence ATGAGCGCACGGCAGGAGACCGGCACGACGACCGCGCACCGCGTGGTGATCCTGGGGGCGGGATACGCGGGCCTGGCCGCGGCCATCCAGCTCGCGGCCCGGGTGAAGCGACGCGAGGACGTGCAGGTGACCCTGGTGAACGCGCAGGAGCGGTTCACCGAACGCATGCGGCTGCACATGACGGCGACCGGGCAGCGGCTCGCTGAGCTGAGCGTCCCGGAGCTGCTGGAGGGCACGGGCGCGCAGTTCGTGCGCGGCTGGGTGACAGCGGTGGACGCGGACGCGAAGACCGTGCGGATCGACGATGACCGGGTGCTGCCCTACGACACCCTGGTGTACGGGCTGGGCGGCGTCGCCGACACCTCGGCGGTGCCGGGGGCCGAGGACCACGCCTACACGCTGAGCAGCGCCCAGGACGCCGAGTTGCTGGCCGACCGGCTGGCGCGGCTCGACAGCGGCACGGTGGTGGTCGCGGGCAGCGGGCTGACCGGCATCGAGTCGGCTGCGGAGATCGCCGAGCGGCACCCGGAGCTGAACGTCGTGCTGCTGGGCAGGCAGGAGCCCGGTGCGGCCATGACCCCGAAGGCCAAGGCGTATCTGCACGCCGCGCTCCACCGGTTGGGCGTCCAGGTGCGCGCCGGAGTCGAGGTGGTGAAGGTGCTGCCCGACGGGGTCGAGCTGGCGGGCGGGGAGAGCATCGCCGCCGACGTGGTCCAGTGGACGGGCGGCACGCGGATCTCGCCCCTGGCGGCCGCCGCCGGCCTGGCCGTTGACGAGCGCGGGCGCATCGTCACCGACGCCATGCTGCGGTCGGTGTCCCACCCCGAGGTGTACGCAATCGGCGACGCGGCCGCGATCCGCCAGGGGTACGGCGTCATGCACGGCACCTGTCAGGGCGGCATGCCGACCGGGGTGCACGCCGCGCTGTCGATCGACCGTGTACTCGAGGGCAGGCAGCCCAAACCGTTCCGCTTCGGCTACTACCACACGCCGGTGAGCCTGGGACGTGGCGACGCCGTGGTGCAGTTCACGCGGCCCGACGACAGCCCGCGCCGTTTCTGTCTGACCGGCCGTATGGCCGTCCGGTACAAGGAGACGGTGACCGCCTCGCCCTGGCCGACGTACGGCCGTATGAAGAAGATGCCCGCCTCTGGCGCGTTCTGGCCCCGCGGGGGCCGCTTCACCCGGGAGGCCAAATGA
- a CDS encoding FAD-dependent monooxygenase — protein MLAAELRLHNVRVLVLEKETEPTSFIRIVGLHIRSLELMAMRGLLERILPHGRQRPAGAYFAAIPKPAPTGLDSRYAYLLGIPQPVIERLLEEHAVELGAQVRRGRAVTAFAQDDEGVTVELSDGEHLRTRYLVGCDGARSTVRKLLGVAFPGEPARTETLMGAMEVGVPPEEIAAAVTAVGDTHQRFWLRPSGAGVYSVLVPAAGVSDRSAPPTIEDFRQQLRAIAGTDFGVHSPRWLSRFGDATRLAERYRAGRVLLAGDAAHIHPPIGGQGLNLGIQDAVNLGWKLAAQVRGWAPETLLDTYQAERHPVAAAVLDNTRAQTELLSTEPGAQAVRRLLTELMDFDEVNRHLLEKITAIGIRYDFGAGPDLLGRRLPDLDVKQGHLYGLLHRGRGLLLDRTERLTVGGWSDRVDHLADPTAALDVPAVLLRPDGHVAWIGDDQPDLNGHLSRWFGRPAH, from the coding sequence ATGCTCGCCGCCGAACTACGGCTGCACAATGTCCGGGTACTCGTTCTCGAGAAGGAGACCGAGCCGACGTCGTTCATCCGCATCGTCGGCCTGCACATCCGCAGCCTCGAACTGATGGCGATGCGCGGACTGCTGGAGCGCATCCTCCCGCACGGTAGGCAACGTCCGGCCGGCGCCTACTTCGCCGCCATTCCCAAGCCCGCGCCCACCGGCCTGGATTCCCGGTACGCCTACCTGCTGGGCATCCCGCAGCCGGTCATCGAACGTCTCCTCGAAGAACACGCCGTCGAGCTGGGCGCGCAGGTCCGCCGCGGTCGCGCGGTCACCGCGTTCGCGCAGGACGACGAGGGCGTGACCGTCGAGCTGTCCGACGGGGAACACCTGCGTACGCGTTATCTCGTCGGCTGTGACGGCGCGCGCAGCACCGTACGCAAACTGCTCGGCGTCGCCTTCCCCGGCGAGCCCGCACGGACCGAGACGCTGATGGGCGCGATGGAAGTGGGGGTGCCGCCGGAGGAGATCGCGGCAGCGGTGACCGCCGTCGGCGACACCCATCAGCGGTTCTGGCTACGGCCCTCCGGCGCCGGGGTCTACAGCGTCCTCGTCCCCGCCGCCGGGGTCAGCGACCGGTCGGCACCACCCACCATCGAGGATTTCCGTCAGCAGTTGCGGGCCATCGCCGGCACCGACTTCGGCGTACACTCCCCGCGCTGGCTGTCCCGCTTCGGCGACGCCACCCGGCTCGCCGAACGGTACCGGGCCGGCCGGGTGCTCCTCGCCGGCGACGCCGCCCACATCCATCCACCCATCGGCGGCCAGGGCCTCAACCTGGGCATCCAGGACGCCGTCAACCTCGGCTGGAAACTGGCCGCACAGGTCCGCGGGTGGGCGCCGGAGACCCTGCTGGACACCTACCAGGCCGAACGTCATCCGGTCGCCGCGGCGGTGCTGGACAACACCCGAGCCCAGACGGAGTTGCTGTCGACCGAACCGGGCGCACAGGCCGTACGCAGGCTGCTCACCGAGCTGATGGACTTCGACGAGGTGAACCGCCACCTGCTGGAGAAGATCACCGCCATCGGCATCCGCTACGACTTCGGCGCGGGCCCTGACCTGCTCGGGCGCCGTCTGCCCGACCTCGACGTGAAACAGGGCCACCTGTACGGTCTGCTGCACCGTGGCCGTGGTCTGCTGCTGGACCGCACCGAACGGCTCACCGTCGGCGGCTGGTCAGACCGGGTCGACCACCTCGCGGATCCCACCGCGGCGCTGGATGTTCCGGCCGTGCTGCTGCGCCCCGACGGTCACGTCGCCTGGATCGGCGACGACCAGCCGGACCTCAACGGGCACCTCTCCCGCTGGTTCGGCCGACCCGCCCACTGA
- a CDS encoding TetR/AcrR family transcriptional regulator, whose amino-acid sequence MVTTQDTASRDDVRASIVAAATELLREKGASAVTTRAVAQAAGVQAPTIYRLFGDKDGLIDAVAEHVMATYVSEKSAATDDATGDPVADLRSGWRAHVEFGLTNPELYALIAARGSGAPSPATVAGLDVLRRRVRRLATAGLLRVDEQRALLMIHSAGNGTILTLLGMPTDQRDLYLGEAMLDAVLTSILATTPATPDPSTTAVAVTFATVLPDLPGLTDAERALMAEWLHRSLTSRTP is encoded by the coding sequence ATGGTGACGACGCAGGACACGGCATCCCGAGACGACGTCCGGGCCAGCATCGTCGCGGCAGCCACCGAACTGCTGCGCGAGAAGGGCGCGAGCGCGGTGACGACACGCGCCGTCGCCCAGGCCGCAGGCGTGCAGGCACCGACCATCTATCGCTTGTTCGGCGACAAGGACGGCCTCATCGACGCCGTCGCCGAGCACGTCATGGCCACCTACGTCAGCGAAAAATCGGCCGCAACCGACGACGCGACGGGCGACCCGGTCGCGGACCTGCGCTCCGGATGGCGCGCGCACGTGGAGTTCGGCCTGACAAACCCCGAGCTGTACGCGCTGATCGCCGCACGGGGGAGCGGCGCGCCCTCGCCGGCAACTGTCGCCGGTCTCGACGTGCTCCGTCGCCGCGTCCGGCGACTCGCCACGGCCGGCCTCCTGCGGGTCGACGAGCAGCGTGCGCTCCTGATGATCCACTCGGCGGGCAACGGCACCATCCTCACCCTGCTGGGCATGCCCACCGACCAGCGCGACCTCTACCTGGGCGAGGCCATGCTCGACGCCGTACTCACCAGCATCCTGGCGACAACCCCGGCAACACCCGACCCGAGCACGACCGCGGTGGCGGTGACCTTCGCGACGGTCCTGCCCGACCTGCCCGGGCTCACCGACGCCGAACGCGCGCTGATGGCCGAGTGGCTGCACCGATCGCTGACCAGTCGGACGCCGTGA
- a CDS encoding NAD(P)H-binding protein, with protein sequence MLVITGATGQLGSRIVDRLLDRLPADAMGVSVRDVDKAAALAARGVRVRAGDFTDPATLEYAFEGADTVLIVSAAIRGPGALVANRAAIDAAHAAGAKRILYTSHQAAAHDSLFAPQPTHAATEEYLAERGVPFTALRNGFYASTLGFSIDAALETGHLVAPADGPVSWTAHADLAEAAAVALTEEGLLDGVTAPLTAAEALDLEAVAALLSDITGRTVDRVVVSDDQWRASAIARGMPAAAADFTLGMYRAAREGEFAVTDPTLETVIGHRPTPVRSVLEAIVDERVGGV encoded by the coding sequence ATGCTCGTCATCACCGGTGCCACCGGTCAGCTCGGGTCCCGGATCGTCGATCGGCTGCTCGACCGGCTGCCAGCCGACGCCATGGGTGTGAGCGTGCGCGACGTCGACAAGGCCGCGGCCCTCGCCGCACGCGGGGTGCGGGTGCGCGCCGGCGACTTCACCGACCCGGCCACCCTGGAGTACGCCTTCGAGGGCGCCGACACGGTCCTCATCGTCTCCGCCGCGATCCGCGGCCCCGGCGCGCTCGTCGCCAACCGCGCCGCCATCGACGCCGCACACGCCGCCGGAGCCAAACGAATCCTGTACACCAGCCACCAGGCCGCCGCCCACGACTCGCTCTTCGCCCCCCAGCCCACGCACGCCGCGACCGAGGAGTACCTGGCCGAGCGGGGAGTTCCCTTCACCGCCCTGCGCAACGGCTTCTACGCCAGCACGCTCGGCTTCTCCATCGACGCGGCGCTGGAGACCGGGCACCTCGTGGCGCCGGCCGACGGGCCGGTGTCCTGGACCGCACACGCCGACCTGGCCGAGGCCGCAGCCGTCGCCCTGACCGAGGAGGGCCTGCTCGACGGGGTCACGGCACCGCTGACCGCGGCGGAGGCGCTCGACCTCGAAGCGGTGGCCGCCCTCCTCAGCGACATCACCGGCCGCACCGTCGACCGTGTCGTCGTCAGCGACGACCAGTGGCGGGCGTCCGCCATCGCGCGGGGCATGCCCGCGGCGGCGGCCGACTTCACCCTCGGCATGTACCGGGCGGCGCGGGAAGGAGAGTTCGCCGTCACCGACCCGACGCTGGAGACGGTCATCGGCCACCGCCCGACACCCGTCCGCTCGGTGCTAGAGGCCATCGTTGACGAGCGGGTCGGGGGAGTTTGA
- a CDS encoding maleylpyruvate isomerase N-terminal domain-containing protein, with amino-acid sequence MSAVTGDDVRQAADEMTRVLTPYQQRDWSVPAGSLSWSCWTTAAHVAHDLLAYAGQVTGRPDDSYLPYDLRVSPDVSPAQVLTVVRACAGLLTAAVDAAPPDARAWHYGPCDPGGFAAMGVAETLLHTHDICLGLGVPWQPPYRLSALVLRRLFPDAPAGAAPEVLLWMTGRGELPGRARRTSWVWHARVD; translated from the coding sequence ATGTCAGCCGTGACCGGCGACGACGTGCGCCAGGCCGCCGACGAAATGACCCGGGTGCTGACGCCGTACCAGCAGCGCGACTGGTCGGTGCCGGCCGGCTCGCTGAGCTGGAGCTGCTGGACCACCGCGGCGCACGTCGCGCACGACCTCCTCGCGTACGCGGGCCAGGTAACCGGCCGCCCCGATGACAGCTACCTGCCGTACGACCTGCGGGTCTCCCCCGACGTGAGCCCGGCGCAGGTGCTCACCGTGGTGCGCGCCTGCGCGGGTCTGCTCACCGCCGCCGTCGACGCCGCCCCGCCGGACGCGCGGGCCTGGCACTACGGTCCGTGCGATCCGGGCGGCTTCGCCGCCATGGGGGTGGCCGAGACGCTGTTGCACACCCACGACATCTGCCTCGGCCTCGGGGTGCCGTGGCAGCCACCGTACCGGCTGAGCGCGCTGGTGCTGCGGCGGCTCTTCCCGGACGCCCCGGCGGGGGCGGCACCCGAGGTGCTGCTCTGGATGACCGGCCGCGGTGAGTTGCCCGGCCGGGCCCGGCGGACCTCCTGGGTTTGGCACGCCAGAGTGGACTGA
- a CDS encoding GNAT family N-acetyltransferase, which yields MLIESPPSTPDVALRAWCADDLDELVAAYRDPVLHRWTRAPVTTAAEARRWLDDVQRDWADGRRHTFAVVEEHADGARLVGNVVLKGVTPQRPAPEVGYWTASWARGRGVAPRAVTALSRWAFDRFPEVARLDLLHQVDNVASCRVAQKAGFVFQEILPARPPFPLDGHRHTLHA from the coding sequence ATGCTGATCGAGTCACCTCCGTCGACGCCGGACGTCGCCCTACGCGCCTGGTGCGCCGACGACCTGGACGAGCTGGTGGCGGCATACCGGGATCCGGTCCTGCACCGCTGGACCAGAGCTCCGGTGACCACCGCCGCCGAGGCCCGACGGTGGCTCGACGACGTACAACGGGACTGGGCCGACGGCCGCCGCCACACCTTCGCGGTTGTCGAAGAGCACGCCGACGGCGCCCGGCTGGTGGGCAACGTCGTGCTCAAGGGGGTCACGCCGCAGCGCCCGGCCCCGGAGGTGGGCTACTGGACGGCGTCGTGGGCACGCGGTCGCGGCGTCGCCCCGCGCGCGGTCACCGCACTGAGCCGCTGGGCGTTCGACCGGTTCCCCGAGGTGGCCCGTCTCGACCTGCTGCACCAGGTGGACAACGTGGCGTCCTGCCGGGTGGCGCAGAAGGCCGGTTTCGTGTTCCAGGAGATCCTGCCGGCCCGGCCGCCCTTCCCGCTCGACGGTCACCGGCACACCCTGCACGCCTAG
- a CDS encoding DUF1992 domain-containing protein, which yields MTEAWEASVEAKIQDALQRGEFDDLPGMGKPIPGRGAPYDEAWWIKSFLEREALPSDLLLPTSLQLRRRVEQVPDEVRDLPTEQSVRDFVAQLNAQIVAWLRNPDGPRVAVRPVNAEDVIRRWRAERARPEVRTTVTEPALVGVAARRPRRSWWQRWRDRRG from the coding sequence GTGACTGAGGCGTGGGAAGCGTCCGTGGAGGCAAAGATCCAGGATGCCCTTCAGCGTGGCGAGTTCGACGACCTGCCCGGCATGGGCAAACCGATCCCCGGTCGTGGGGCGCCGTACGACGAGGCGTGGTGGATCAAGAGCTTCCTGGAGCGCGAGGCACTCCCCAGTGACCTGCTGCTACCCACGTCGCTGCAACTGCGCCGACGCGTGGAGCAGGTCCCCGACGAGGTCCGTGACCTGCCCACCGAGCAGTCCGTCCGCGACTTCGTGGCGCAGCTGAACGCGCAGATCGTGGCGTGGCTGCGCAACCCCGACGGCCCTCGGGTGGCGGTGCGCCCGGTGAACGCCGAGGACGTGATCCGCCGCTGGCGCGCCGAGCGGGCCCGACCCGAGGTCAGGACGACCGTCACCGAACCGGCGCTGGTCGGGGTCGCGGCGCGCCGGCCCCGCCGCAGCTGGTGGCAGCGGTGGCGCGACCGTCGGGGCTGA